GCAGCCACTCACGGCGGAAGACAGGTCGAACAGCGTGCCATAGGCGTCAAAGACGCACGCTTTGATACCTTCAAGCGGAACGATGGTCATGCGCGAGGGTCCTCTGCGTGTCGGCCGCGCGCCCTGGTGGCGGCAGGAGATCAGTACCGGGTCGCAAGATGAGTCAGCCATACGGGCGAGGCCTCTACCAGCATCGCTTCGGTGCGTTTGTCGAGTCCGTTCAGGATGAGCAGGCCCGCTACCAGCAGGGCGCCGCCGAGAATGGCCTTGCCACTTTGGCCCAAGACACCCAGCTGCTGAATGCTTCTGGAGAATCCCTCCGCCTATGTTGTGTTCGCCCAGAGCACGAGCCCGGCGCTGGAGTTCCTCAGGTCCGTCGCGGCGCATACCGGCCGCGCGCTGCTGCTGGATGTGACGAACACGGAGGTCTCGGCCACCCACAAAGGCCATGACCTCCGCACCCACCTTGCCTGCCACCTCGCCCATGCAAGCGAGACCCACCTCGCCGGCGCCGCGGAGGCGCAGGACGATCCGGCGCCCGTGTCATTCATGGCGGGACCATTCTCTTGACCCGATCGCAAGGACACGCCGGCGCTTGGCCAATGGGTTGCCGGTGGATGCATGCAGACCTGACACCAGGGCCTCGGCATCCTGGTGAAAGCCAAGGTTAAGCTCTGCCTTACCCACCGAACCCACGTCGCAATGGCCTGACCGGACGGGGGCGGCGTGTCCCTGCGGCTGGAGCGGGCGGTCTCATACGGCGTTGACGACTCCTCGGGTCCTCACCCGCGCCGCGCCCGCCGCCAGGCGGCCGGCGTCACACCGGCGAACCGTCGGAAGACGCGGGTGAAATGGGCCTGATCGGCGAACCCGGCTGCCACCGCGATCTCCGGCAAGGTGAGTTCGACATCCGCCAGCATGGCCTCCACCCGCCGCATCCGTGCCCGCATGTGCCACTGATAGGGCGGTATCCCCGTCGCCGCCTTGAAGGCGTGGCTGAAATAGGATTGCGACAGGTCGGTCAAGGCGGCCAGGTCCTGGAGGCGGATGTTGCGCAGGCAATTTTCCTCAATGTATCCGGTGACCCGCCGCAATTGCCGGGCGGACAGCGCCGAGCGGCGCACGGGCTCCGCGGTTCGGGCGAGCTTCATCAGGTCGATGAACAGCGCCACCACAAGGCCGTCGCCATAAAGGTCGTGGTGAGCCTCGGGCGCGAGGCACTCCTCCGCGATGAGGCGCGCGATCGCATGGAGCCGCTCGTCCATGAAGGCGAGGCGCGGGGTCGCCAGCCTGCCGGCATCAAGCCGGGCGCCCAACCGCTCGGAGAGCGTGTCGACATCGAAATGCAGGTCCAGATGGCGCAGTTTGCCATCGCCCTCGATCCGCGACCACAGCGGCATTTCCGCCGGGACATAGCTCATATGGAGCGGCGCCCGCGCGCCTTCCACTGCGCCCGACCGGGTGGAGAGCTGGACACCGGCATGGCCTTGCCCCCCCTCCAGCACGACGAACAGGCGGGCGTCCTGAGAAACGTAGTAGCCGCCTCCGCCGCGCGCGCAGTCCACATGCCAGACATCCGCGACCACGCCGTTCCACTGGCGCCAGCGCAGGTCTTCAAGCACCCGGATGCCCTCAGTCGCCGATACCATGCGGGGGTGAAACGTCATGGGCTGCGCAATCTCTCCTTGCTCCGGAGCCGTAAAGGGCGAACAGCAAGTTTTGAATCATTTTGAAGTGTAGCCAAAATGCGGATTGACCGACGCACATCTGCTATGACGGTCATTATCGCAACAAAATTCGTCAAAGCGCAACAGGAAGAGACAATCCGAGCGTAGAGGCCGTTGCTAAGAGAGGCTGAAGCGTGAGTTTCCAAACGGAAGACTCAGTTTTGAATCATTCTTAACTGACATATTTGGCATTGAGGTGCAGGAATGACTGGGACATCTGGCATGCGACTTCGCACTTTGCTATTGAGCGGTGTGGCGGCTGGAACGGTCCTCTCCACAGGTGGGGCCTATGCCCAGCAGGCAAGCGCAATCACTCTTGAGCCGATCAATGTGGAAACCACGAGAGAATCCCCCACCGGGCCCGTGGAGGGATATGTGGCGCATCAGACCCTGACGGGCACCAAGACCGACACGCCCCTTATCGAGGTTCCCCAATCCATGTCCGTCGTGACGCGCGATCAGATGGACGCGCGGGCGGTGCAGAATGTGGGACAGGCGCTGGAATATACGCCCGGCGTGCTCGGTCAGCCGTTCGGGGTCGACCCGCGCTTCGACGCACCGATCATCCGCGGCTTCTCCGCGGCCAACAGCCAGTATCTCAACGGCCTGAAGCTCACGCGCGACCAGGGCTCTGCTTCCATTGAACAATATGGCCTGGAGCGCATCGACGTTCTGCGCGGGCCGGCCTCGGTGCTCTACGGCCAGGGCAATCCGGGCGGCCTCATCGACATGATCAGCAAGCGGCCCACCTTCACCACCTTCGGCGAGGTGCAGGGCGAAATCGGCACGTTCGACCGCTATAGCGGCGCCTTCGACATTGGCGGCGTCTGGGGCACCGATCTTGCCTATCGCTTCACCGGCCTTGCCCGCCAGTCCGGCACGCAGACCGACAATGTCGACGACAACCGTCTGTTCTTCGCGCCGGCCATCACCTGGAAACCCAGCGACGACACCTCCTTCACCGTGCTCGCCAACGTCCAGCACGACACCTCCGGAACGCCCGTGGGCCTGCCGTCTCAATATACGGTCAGCCCGCTCAAGAATCTGCTGTCGCCCAACCTGTTCCTCGGCGATCCGTCCTACGACAGTTCCGACCGGACCATGGCCAGCATCGGCTACGAATTCCAGCACAAGCTCAACAGCAACTGGCAGGTGCGCCAGAACGCCCGGTATCTCTGGCTCGATTGGGACTATAACAGCCTCTATTATAGCGGCCTCGACCCCTCTAATCCGGTGGTCGCGCTGCGCGGTTCCTCGCTCAACGAGGAGAACCAGAACACCATCACCATCGACACCCAGGTGCAGGGCGACTTCCAGACCGGCCCGCTCGGCCACAAGGTCCTGTTCGGCCTTGACTACCGCCGGTACAGCGAGAACGACTTCACCGAATTCGGCCTCGCGCCCTCCATCAACCTGCTCTATCCCGTCTACAACCAGTATGTCTCGGCCACGCCCTGGTATCTGTCGCAGGTCAACGGCACCGTGAGCCAGACCGGGCTTTATGCGCAGGACCAGATCAGCCTCGGCAATTGGCGCCTGACCGCCGGTATCCGCCACGACTGGGCGAACACCGTCTCCACGACCACCACCAATTTTGGCATTACGGATCAGGACCAGGACGATTCCGCCACCACCGGTCGTATCGGCCTCACCTATCTGTTCGACAACGGCATCGCGCCCTATGTCAGCTACTCCACCTCGTTCGAGCCGGTCATCGGCAACATGCCGACCAGCCTTGGCGGCGGCGCGTTCCAGCCTTCAACGGGCGAGCAGGTTGAGCTTGGCGTGAAGTACCAGCCCACGGGCTGGAACGGCTTCTTCTCGGCGGCCATCTATGACCTCAAGCAGAAGAACGTGCTGTCGTCCGAACTGATCGACGGCGTCAGTTACGAAACGCAGCTGGGTGAAGTGGAGGTCAAGGGCCTTGAACTCTCCGCAACCGCCACGCTGGCGGAAGGCCTCAGCCTGATCGCCAGCTATACTTACATGAATGCCGAGATCACGCAGGGCGAATATGCCGGCAACCGGCCCGCCAACGTGCCGGAGAACATGGCCAATCTCTGGCTGGACTACACCTTCAAGACCGGCGCCTGGACCGGCTTCGGCTTTGGCGGCGGCGTGCGCTATGTGGGCTCACGCTTCGCGCTGGACGACAATTCAATCGAACTGGACGCCAACACCCTGTTCGATGCCGCGATCCATTACCAAAAGGGGCCGTTTAAGGCCCAGATCAACATCAACAACATCGCCAACGAGACCTATGTGGCGAGCTGCGGATTCTTCGGCTGCTACTATGGCGACGGCCGAACCGTTGTGGCGCAGATCACCTACAAATGGTAGCCGCACCACCCCATGCCCCCCTCTGGGAGGCCGCCGGGCTCGCCTTCCGGGCCGGCGGACGGGACATCCTCCACCCGCTGGACCTCAGCCTGGCGGCGGGGCAGGTGCATGGGCTGCTCGGCCCCAACGGCTCGGGCAAGAGCACGCTGATGAAGCTCTTGGCCCGCCAGCAGGTGGCGAGCGCTGGCGAGGTACGCTTCGAGGGGCGCCCGCTGTCCGCCTGGAGCGGGCGGGCTTTTGCCCGCAAGGTGGCCTACATGCCGCAATTCACTCCGGCGGCGGAAGGCATGTCCGTGCGTGAGCTGGTCGCGCTCGGCCGCTATCCCTGGCACGGCGCGCTCGGCCGGTCCGGCGCCGAGGATGCGGCGGCGGTGGAGGCGGCGCTGCGGCGCACCGACCTTCTCGCCTTCTCGCACCGACTGGTGGACAGCCTCTCCGGCGGCGAGCGGCAGCGGGCATGGCTTGCCCTCATGCTGGCGCAAGGCACGCGCTGCCTGCTGCTCGACGAGCCGACCTCCGCGCTCGACATCGCCCACCAGATCGAGGTGCTCGCCATCGTGCGCGATCTCGCCCGGTCGGGCGCCGACATGTCGGTGGTCTTGGTCCTGCACGACATCAACCTTGCGGTGCGCACCTGCGACACGCTGGTGGCCCTGAAGGGCGGACGGTTGATCGCCAACGGC
This genomic interval from Aquabacter sp. L1I39 contains the following:
- a CDS encoding multinuclear nonheme iron-dependent oxidase — translated: MLLENPSAYVVFAQSTSPALEFLRSVAAHTGRALLLDVTNTEVSATHKGHDLRTHLACHLAHASETHLAGAAEAQDDPAPVSFMAGPFS
- a CDS encoding helix-turn-helix transcriptional regulator, whose translation is MTFHPRMVSATEGIRVLEDLRWRQWNGVVADVWHVDCARGGGGYYVSQDARLFVVLEGGQGHAGVQLSTRSGAVEGARAPLHMSYVPAEMPLWSRIEGDGKLRHLDLHFDVDTLSERLGARLDAGRLATPRLAFMDERLHAIARLIAEECLAPEAHHDLYGDGLVVALFIDLMKLARTAEPVRRSALSARQLRRVTGYIEENCLRNIRLQDLAALTDLSQSYFSHAFKAATGIPPYQWHMRARMRRVEAMLADVELTLPEIAVAAGFADQAHFTRVFRRFAGVTPAAWRRARRG
- a CDS encoding TonB-dependent siderophore receptor, with the translated sequence MAHQTLTGTKTDTPLIEVPQSMSVVTRDQMDARAVQNVGQALEYTPGVLGQPFGVDPRFDAPIIRGFSAANSQYLNGLKLTRDQGSASIEQYGLERIDVLRGPASVLYGQGNPGGLIDMISKRPTFTTFGEVQGEIGTFDRYSGAFDIGGVWGTDLAYRFTGLARQSGTQTDNVDDNRLFFAPAITWKPSDDTSFTVLANVQHDTSGTPVGLPSQYTVSPLKNLLSPNLFLGDPSYDSSDRTMASIGYEFQHKLNSNWQVRQNARYLWLDWDYNSLYYSGLDPSNPVVALRGSSLNEENQNTITIDTQVQGDFQTGPLGHKVLFGLDYRRYSENDFTEFGLAPSINLLYPVYNQYVSATPWYLSQVNGTVSQTGLYAQDQISLGNWRLTAGIRHDWANTVSTTTTNFGITDQDQDDSATTGRIGLTYLFDNGIAPYVSYSTSFEPVIGNMPTSLGGGAFQPSTGEQVELGVKYQPTGWNGFFSAAIYDLKQKNVLSSELIDGVSYETQLGEVEVKGLELSATATLAEGLSLIASYTYMNAEITQGEYAGNRPANVPENMANLWLDYTFKTGAWTGFGFGGGVRYVGSRFALDDNSIELDANTLFDAAIHYQKGPFKAQININNIANETYVASCGFFGCYYGDGRTVVAQITYKW
- a CDS encoding ABC transporter ATP-binding protein encodes the protein MVAAPPHAPLWEAAGLAFRAGGRDILHPLDLSLAAGQVHGLLGPNGSGKSTLMKLLARQQVASAGEVRFEGRPLSAWSGRAFARKVAYMPQFTPAAEGMSVRELVALGRYPWHGALGRSGAEDAAAVEAALRRTDLLAFSHRLVDSLSGGERQRAWLALMLAQGTRCLLLDEPTSALDIAHQIEVLAIVRDLARSGADMSVVLVLHDINLAVRTCDTLVALKGGRLIANGPAQDIMEPATLRDIYGLPIGVMPHPVTGAPMGYVL